TGGGAgaccagaagaagaaggcaCAGAGGGGTGCTTCGGTGTCCATGCGAAGGGATATTGTGCATCTATACAGTTTACCAATAACACTGTGAACAGGATCAGGTACAGTACATCATGTGTAACAGTAGTCTATATCTGGGATTCCTCCTTCTCTATAGCCACGGTTGGAGCCATGTCCTGCATTAGAAACATGGTTGGTACCTTTGTACAAGCCAGTGCCATTGGAGGGAAATATGGTATGAATGATGTAATCCTCTCGTAAGGGTTTCGGCTGCATTGGCTGGCAAGCAGCCATAGGTGTCATCTGGAACCCTGGGCCACGGATTTCCAGGATGGTATTGTCCTTTTTTGTGCCAGACTCAATATAATCATCATAGGTTTTGCTTTTTCTCGAGCTGCTGCGAGTATAGTGGTCACGGGCACACAAATGCCCAGTCCTATGTCCATACCAACAAAAGACACCAAAAATAAGGGCCAAAGATACAATGGCAGTAGCCCCACCAATGATCCCTGCCAGGGGTAGTgctgtcatctgctgtgactcttcactctcctcctcctccactgggCTGAGGTCTGACGTTTCAGCTTTTGCACAAACCAGAGCTTCATCAGAGTCAGTGTCTCCAGAAAGCATCCCTTTGCTTTCTGAACTGGCAGGTAGGGGCACCATGCAGATGATATAGTTAGAACGTGGTTGCAAGGAGGTAAGCAGATACTCTCGACGATCGCCCCGGACAAGTGTCTCCGTGATTGATCCCATGGCATTCCCAGTACCAAGTCGGAGCCAGCTCAACCTAAAGGAAGAGCTGGGCTGAGCCACGCTCCAGGTGACCCGGATGCTATTGTGAGACAGAGGTTTCACATTCAAGGCCAGGCTCTTCCCCACACCACTGCTGCTAAGAGTGTAGTCTAATGCAGAATCAGGAAGCCCCAAGCCGAGTCGCTTTGAACGGAGGGTGAAGAGAGAGCCCTGTGGAGGGGTATTGGTGGTAGAACTCTCAACTCCACCTAAACCCCCTTTGTCTCTGGTCCCTACTCTGACCACTTCACATTCCTCCATCTCGCTGGTCAGGTCTGTCAAAGCCATGTCTCGCACCCTGTCAGGCCCGTGGCAAGTTAGACCTCTGACAGTGATGGAGTTACCACGGGCACGGAGCCAGTCATACAGCCAGCGAAGGTTGCATCCACAGTGCCAAGGATTTCCTCGCACCAGCAGCTGACTCAGATTATCTAGGTCTTTGAACAGTCCTTTTGGCAGTGTGGTCAGGTTATTTCCTGACAGATCCAGCCTCTGCAGCCTGCGCATACCGTCCAATGAACCACGTGGCATATGAGTCAAGGCATTATCCTGTAAAGATAGTCTCTGTAGATGGGCGCTGGGTAGGTTGACAGGTGGGGTCTGGAGGGAGTTGCGGACTAGAGATAGCTCGGACAAGTTGGAAAGGCGAGAAAATGTGTCATCAGCAATGCGCTGGTTTGCCAGAAGGTTCCCATCCAGGACAAGACATCTAAGTGAGTTCAGGCCTCGGAAGGCATGGGTTGGGATAGTGGAGATTCGATTATCATCTAGGCGGAGTTCTTCCAAAGAGGCAGGTAGGCCTGAGGGGATACTAGACAAGTGGTTGCGCGAAAGAAAAAGCAAGCGCAGCCGTGGGTTATCAGCAAAGGCTTGATCCTCGATGGAGACAGTAGAAATCGAGTTGTCATCCAAGTGAAGCTTCTCTAACAACGGCATCCGAGCCAGTGCGGTACGAGGGATAGTACGGATGTTGTTGTCCTGCAAATGCAGTTCTCGTACAGATGGTGGCAGGTGCATAGGAAATTCATCCAGTTCATTATCATAGAGGTAGACCACACGGACAGCAAGATGGCGCTCTAAAGATATGGGCAAGCCTGGGTTGTTTATGTGGTTGTTTTGAAGGTAAAGGACGGACGCTGAAGGAGGCAGTGATGGGATGGAGTTCAGACCACGATCATTACAGTAGATAAAGTCTTCATCACACCTGCACACAGATGGGCATGTCATGTCTGTATCTCCAAGGTACCCTTGTATCGTGGCTGCAGCAAATTGAAGCATGTTGGTATGTAGTGTCAACCAAATAAACAGCATGAAGAGCCAAGCCCTTAGGTTGGTTGCACATACAGGTGCCATAATGGCGAACGTAAGCATTGTCTCTCTTTCCCAAGGGTGTGTTTAATCCTCAAATCACTGCAGGGAGCTGGAATCCTGTGACCTCCAtcctgagagagaaagagaaattaaCCATTAGCACTGATGCACAAATGAACTGGTAAATTATTCCAGTAAAATTTTAATGAGCTCAGAAATATTTAACAGCTTCATACTGTACTTCAATCGTTTAATGTCTAAACATTAATAGTATCTAGGAATATGCAACAATAACTGTGTCTAAACAGAGACATCTTGTACTCAGTAACAACACTTAGTTTTTTTTCAACAATTAGCAATCATATCATCAGGGGGATGTGCACACATGGATGGATCTGTGAGGATTCCCAACAGAGCCTCTCACAACATTctgctaaagacaaaaagataaCTGCACAGCCAACAGTCATTTTGTTGAATTAGCAATAATAATCCACGATTACAGACAGTCACAAAGCTACAGTTTGGTGTGCACTGTTCTGAATGTTCAACGAAGAGTAAATACTTTGACTCAAGAAAAGCAACAGTGGAAGTGACAAATTCAAGCTTACATTTAGAATTAAGCCTTGTGTGTAAATATGAAATCTTGAGACTACTCTCCACTTTTAAATTATGTAAGAGATCTTGAGACACCCCATAACTCCATTAGGAGCTGCTAGCAGATGGTTCCATTAGCCAGACAGAGCTGAAGATACTTTTCATTATCTAGAAGGAAGGGCATGTCAGGATGGCACTAGGAACTGTATAAAAACTTCTCTGAAAATCATGTCTACTTAATTGAGTTATGTATCATAAGTGGAATGGAAAGATATAATCTGTAGCTGAATGCAGATGACGTGACAGCTAATTAACTATTAGCAGTCACCATAATTGTGCAGTGGGAATCTACATAAACTGTACTCAGACCTTGACTGGCATTCTGgtttactgtatttgtttttactgaTTAACCAAGGGATACAACAACAGTTC
The window above is part of the Archocentrus centrarchus isolate MPI-CPG fArcCen1 chromosome 14, fArcCen1, whole genome shotgun sequence genome. Proteins encoded here:
- the flrt1a gene encoding leucine-rich repeat transmembrane protein FLRT1; protein product: MLTFAIMAPVCATNLRAWLFMLFIWLTLHTNMLQFAAATIQGYLGDTDMTCPSVCRCDEDFIYCNDRGLNSIPSLPPSASVLYLQNNHINNPGLPISLERHLAVRVVYLYDNELDEFPMHLPPSVRELHLQDNNIRTIPRTALARMPLLEKLHLDDNSISTVSIEDQAFADNPRLRLLFLSRNHLSSIPSGLPASLEELRLDDNRISTIPTHAFRGLNSLRCLVLDGNLLANQRIADDTFSRLSNLSELSLVRNSLQTPPVNLPSAHLQRLSLQDNALTHMPRGSLDGMRRLQRLDLSGNNLTTLPKGLFKDLDNLSQLLVRGNPWHCGCNLRWLYDWLRARGNSITVRGLTCHGPDRVRDMALTDLTSEMEECEVVRVGTRDKGGLGGVESSTTNTPPQGSLFTLRSKRLGLGLPDSALDYTLSSSGVGKSLALNVKPLSHNSIRVTWSVAQPSSSFRLSWLRLGTGNAMGSITETLVRGDRREYLLTSLQPRSNYIICMVPLPASSESKGMLSGDTDSDEALVCAKAETSDLSPVEEEESEESQQMTALPLAGIIGGATAIVSLALIFGVFCWYGHRTGHLCARDHYTRSSSRKSKTYDDYIESGTKKDNTILEIRGPGFQMTPMAACQPMQPKPLREDYIIHTIFPSNGTGLYKGTNHVSNAGHGSNRGYREGGIPDIDYCYT